The Cloeon dipterum chromosome 3, ieCloDipt1.1, whole genome shotgun sequence genome includes a region encoding these proteins:
- the LOC135940902 gene encoding LOW QUALITY PROTEIN: uncharacterized protein LOC135940902 (The sequence of the model RefSeq protein was modified relative to this genomic sequence to represent the inferred CDS: substituted 2 bases at 2 genomic stop codons), producing the protein MLQDIGADSSVWTIGSNEGNMSCQNYNLSFAWCNPKREIIIPTILQKINSLDLVQKGLTTSMLSGAAVLKTSDSNSLFPFLCEPNGDFQDSCLPLKCNKDNTLFDANGNIKDGEKYGKWTRTCGKLYLFSNKLGTWQQSWDLCCSLGMHPIWFSSASDFECLSNTTKAKWALNWNYWTAGRAMGTWGRWAWCPGAINLPDSLSWAPGQPDNNQTNENCLHLQVTKNSSGILLSDRNCSHKYVIACQGDALMASNCNKPNCSMECSRNESIFTNGTLDDLFVHGQWNAGCGKDYLFSNATMDWLGAWNYCCSVGMKLASIEALEELSCLTNMVAKYPRAVYPDQCGRDFWTSGTNRGCPGAHFWCSENEKLNKEELANWKNGKMPSESADQCIFINLSNSTLSETYLGADSCTKQKPFLCEALQPGTKSMQIERTCKEIWGVTDSEVIDIIMNPSGDVLNQRRNLKCYLRCCGKKGNVIKTGSLVTDQILRNLEDLTADDPQAMQNGFGNFDSCASFQSSDECNTTAQVFGCGKKNAPDLTIGLVTANKGDATVSVTATGGIKTGNRVCPVYPNCVPNQANIDEIKNTGSSNIINLLFTHXEFXNSIFYLVKENPNNLISHIFILFLLRIILSQFPLTALNLSEGLTYFIPALGAGVLTTSTGKKYFIKYVSGITDAQAEADYCCKLGSHLVIFESLEDYNIFMKEWPDSSDHWAFVGPTFDNGDGTDSWCSTFKKLPAGLITDINQYYRNQQFTTATRIYMTKAGGLSLYLTGLGCNRVICGPLPY; encoded by the exons ATGCTTCAGG ATATTGGCGCTGATTCTTCCGTCTGGACGATTGGCTCCAACGAAGGCAACATGTCGTgccaaaattacaatttgagtTTCGCCTGGTGCAACCCAAAAAGAGAAATCATCATTCCCACGATCCTGcagaaaataaacagtttaGATTTAGTTCAAAAAGGACTCACTACTTCCATGCTTAGCGGTGCTGCCGTCTTAAAAACATCAGattcaaattcattatttccttttttgtgcGAG CCAAATGGTGATTTTCAAGACTCTTGCCTTCCTCTTAAGTGCAACAAAGAC AACACATTGTTTGACGCGAATGGAAATATTAAGG aTGGAGAAAAGTATGGGAAGTGGACGCGTACCTGCGGCAAATTGTACCTCTTCTCTAACAAGCTT GGAACCTGGCAGCAGAGTTGGGACCTTTGTTGCAGTTTGGGCATGCACCCGATATGGTTTAGCTCAGCGTCTGATTTCGAGTGTTTAAGCAACACCACCAAAGCGAAGTGGGCGCTAAACTGGAATTATTGGACGGCGGGACGCGCAATGGGCACCTGGGGAAGGTGGGCCTGGTGCCCAGGGGCCATCAACCTTCCCGACTCGCTTTCCTGGGCTCCGGGGCAACCGGACAATAATCAGACCAATGAGAATTGCCTTCACTTGCAAGTGACCAAAAATTCGAGCGGAATACTTTTGTCGGACCGGAACTGCAGCCACAAATACGTCATCGCTTGCCAG GGTGACGCGTTGATGGCGTCCAACTGCAACAAGCCAAACTGTTCGATGGAGTGTAGTAGAAAT GAATCAATTTTCACAAACGGAACATTGGATG ATCTATTTGTTCACGGCCAGTGGAATGCCGGTTGTGGCAAAGATTATCTGTTTTCGAATGCAAct ATGGATTGGTTGGGAGCGTGGAATTATTGTTGCTCTGTTGGAATGAAATTGGCCTCGATTGAAGCTCTTGAGGAATTGAGTTGTCTCACGAACATGGTTGCGAAATATCCCAGAGCAG TCTATCCTGATCAATGTGGAAGGGATTTCTGGACATCTGGCACCAACCGCGGTTGTCCAGGAGCTCACTTCTGGTGTtcagagaatgaaaaattaaacaaggaAGAACTAGCTAACTGGAAAAACGGGAAAATGCCCTCGGAGAGTGCTGATCAGtgcattttcatcaatttgtCAAATTCGACTTTGAGTGAAACTTATTTGGGCGCTGACTCTTGCACCAAGCAAAAACCGTTTCTTTGCGAG GCCTTGCAACCGGGCACAAAATCAATGCAAATCGAGCGCACTTGCAAGGAAATTTGGGGCGTGACAGACAGTGAAGTGATTGATATAATTATGAATCCAAGCGGTGACGTCTTAAACCAAAGACGAAATCTGAAA tgTTATCTAAGGTGCtgcgggaaaaaaggaaacGTG ATAAAAACTGGGTCACTGGTGACGGATCAAATTTTGCGCAACTTAGAGGACTTGACGGCTGACGACCCGCAAGCCATGCAGAATGGCTTTGGAAACTTTGATTCCTGCGCTTCCTTTC agtcCTCTGACGAATGCAACACGACGGCCCAGGTGTTCGGGTGTGGCAAGAAAAATGCACCAGACCTGACAATCGGACTGGTCACTGCCAACAAAGGAGACGCCact GTTTCAGTAACTGCTACAGGGGGAATTAAAACCGGCAATAGAGTTTGTCCTGTGTATCCAAATTGTGTACCAaac CAAGCaaatattgatgaaattaaaaacacgggATCGAGTAATATAATCAATTTACTTTTCACTcactaagaattttgaaattcaatattttatttagtaaaGGAGAATCCCAACAACCTCATTAgtcatattttcattttgtttttacttcgGATTATATTATCTCAATTCCCGCTCACAGCGCTAAATTTGAGCGAAGGTCTAACTTATTTTATTCCAGCTTTAGGGGCAGGTGTCCTGACAACCTCGACtggcaaaaaatactttataaAATATGTCTCAGGAATT actgACGCTCAAGCGGAAGCAGACTACTGCTGCAAACTTGGCAGCCACCTTGTCATTTTCGAAAGCTTGGAGGattacaacatttttatgaaagaatGGCCAG attcttCAGACCATTGGGCTTTCGTTGGACCGACTTTCGACAACGGCGATGGCACCGACAGCTGGTGCTCAACCTTCAAGAAGCTGCCAGCAGGACTGATCACAGACATCAACCAATATTATCGCAACCAGCAGTTCACGACAGCAACTCGAATTTACATGACGAAAGCCGGCGGATTGTCATTATATTTAACTGGACTCGGTTGCAATAGAGTTATATGTGGCCCACTTCCATACTAG
- the LOC135940912 gene encoding uncharacterized protein LOC135940912 encodes MSCQNYNLSFAWCNPKREIILPSTLFDASGKIKDGEKHGKWTRTCDKLYLFSGKLGTWQQSWDFCCSLGMHPISFISASDFECLSSKTKEKWALNYNYWTAGRAMGTWGRWAWCPGAVFLPDSLSWAPGQPDNAQPDELCLHVQVTKNASGILLSDRNCSHKFVMACQGDALMASSNCSKPNCLMECTKNARSFKLNYLSDLYVHGQWNAGCGKDYLFSNATLDWLGAWKYCCSVGMKLASIEALEELSCLTNMVAKYPKAAYPYQCGRDFWTSGTNRGCPGAYFWCSESEKLNKEEIANWKNGKVPSESADQCIFINLSNSTLNETYLGADSCTKLKPFLCETFQPGAKSVQIARTCKEIWGVTENEVIDIIMNPSGDVVNQRLKLKCYLRCCGKKGNVIKTGSLVMDQILRNLEELTADDPQTMQNGFEIFDSCTSIRSTDECDTMARMFQCGKKNAPDLTLGLVTAIKGDATVSATATGGIKTGNRVCPLYPAASCVPNQAKIDELKNTGSSLGGSAMTLSTGKKYFIKFISGITDAEAEAIYCCTLGSHLAIFESLEDFNAFTKNITDNGGVWIYIGPTFDNGDGTDSWCLNFKRLPAGMITDINLFYRNQNFNSTQIYSAKSPRLLIYSKGGSCNIVLCGPLPY; translated from the exons ATGTCGTgccaaaattacaatttgagtTTCGCCTGGTGCAACCCGAAAAGAGAAATCATCCTTCCC AGCACATTATTTGACGCAAGTGGGAAAATTAAGG aTGGAGAAAAGCATGGGAAGTGGACGCGCACTTGCGACAAATTATACCTTTTCTCTGGCAAGCTT GGCACCTGGCAGCAGAGTTGGGACTTCTGTTGCAGTTTGGGCATGCACCCGATATCGTTTATTTCTGCGTCCGATTTCGAGTGTTTGAGCAGCAAAACTAAAGAAAAGTGGGCGCTAAACTATAATTATTGGACTGCGGGACGTGCAATGGGCACCTGGGGAAGGTGGGCCTGGTGCCCAGGAGCCGTCTTCCTGCCCGACTCGCTTTCCTGGGCTCCGGGGCAACCAGACAATGCTCAGCCCGATGAGCTGTGCCTGCACGTGCAGGTGACGAAAAATGCGAGCGGAATACTTTTGTCGGACCGGAACTGCAGCCATAAATTCGTCATGGCTTGCCAG GGTGACGCATTGATGGCGTCGTCTAACTGCAGCAAACCAAACTGTTTGATGGAGTGTACTAAAAATGCAAGAtct TTTAAGCTTAATTATCTTTCAGATCTATATGTTCACGGCCAGTGGAATGCCGGTTGTGGAAAGGATTATCTCTTTTCAAATGCAAct TTGGATTGGTTGGGCGCGTGGAAATATTGTTGCTCCGTTGGAATGAAACTGGCCTCAATTGAAGCTCTTGAGGAATTGAGTTGTCTCACGAATATGGTTGCGAAATATCCCAAAGCGG CCTACCCTTATCAATGTGGAAGAGATTTCTGGACATCTGGCACCAATCGAGGTTGTCCAGGCGCTTACTTCTGGTGTtcagagagtgaaaaattaaacaaggaAGAAATAGCCAACTGGAAAAACGGGAAAGTGCCCTCGGAGAGTGCTGATCAGtgtattttcatcaatttatcaaattcgACTTTGAATGAGACTTATTTGGGCGCTGACTCTTGTACCAAGCTAAAACCATTTCTTTGCgag ACCTTCCAACCGGGCGCAAAATCGGTGCAAATCGCGCGTACTTGCAAGGAAATTTGGGGTGTGACGGAAAATGAAGTGATTGACATAATCATGAATCCAAGCGGCGACGTCGTCAACCAAAGACTCAAGCTCAaa TGTTATCTCAGGTGTtgcgggaaaaaaggaaacGTG ataaaaaccGGTTCACTGGTGATGGATCAAATCTTGCGCAACTTGGAGGAATTGACGGCCGACGACCCGCAAACCATGCAGAATGGCTTTGAAATCTTTGATTCCTGCACCTCCATTC gGTCCACTGACGAGTGCGACACGATGGCACGAATGTTCCAGTGTGGCAAGAAAAATGCACCAGACCTGACTTTAGGACTCGTCACTGCCATCAAGGGAGACGCCACT GTTTCCGCAACTGCTACAGGGGGAATTAAAACCGGCAATCGAGTGTGTCCTCTGTATCCAGCAGCAAGTTGTGTACCAAAT cAAGCAAAAATTGATGAGCTTAAAAACACGGGATCAT CTTTAGGGGGAAGTGCCATGACATTATCGACTGGCAAAAAgtactttataaaatttatctcagGAATT accGACGCTGAAGCAGAAGCAATCTACTGCTGCACACTTGGCAGCCACCTTGCCATTTTCGAAAGCTTAGAGGATTTCAACGCTTTC acaaaaaatattacagatAATGGAGGCGTCTGGATTTACATTGGACCGACTTTCGACAATGGCGATGGCACCGACAGCTGGTGCTTGAATTTTAAGAGGCTGCCAGCCGGAATGATCACAGACATCAATCTATTCTATCGCAACCAGAACTTCAACTCAACTCAAATTTACTCGGCGAAATCCCCCAgattgttaatttattcaaaaggaGGCTCGTGTAACATAGTTTTATGTGGCCCACTTCCCTACTAG
- the LOC135940859 gene encoding uncharacterized protein LOC135940859 — MGTWGRWAWCPGAVNLPDSLSWASGQPDNNQTNEDCLHLQVTKNSSGILLSDRNCSHKFVIACQGGALMASNCTKPNCSMECSKNDSIFTNGTLNDLFVHGQWNAGCGKDYLFSTATLDWLGAWKYCCSIGMKLASIEALEELNCLTQMVAKYPKAAYPDQCGRDFWTSGTNRGCPGAHFWCSENEKLNKEEIANWKNGKMPSESSDQCIFINLSNSTLNETYLGADSCTKQKQFLCEALQPGTKSVQIARSCSEIWNVTDSEVDDIIMNPSGDVVNQRRNLKCYLRCCGKKGNVIKTGSLVTDNILRNLEDLTADDPQAMQNGFGNFDSCTSIQFTDECHTTAQMFQCGKKNDPDLTLGLVTAIKGDANVSVTATGGITTGNRVCPLYPSCVPNQTKIDELKKTGTVFGGTVITISTGKKYFMAYVLGIIDAQAEADYCCKIGSHLAIFESLEDFNAFMQVFPEVTGHWVFIGPTFDNGDGTDSWCSTFKKLPAGLITDIDKYYRNQQWNSTRIYLTKAGGLVLNPTGGKVNRVLCGPLTY; from the exons ATGGGCACCTGGGGAAGGTGGGCCTGGTGCCCAGGAGCCGTGAACCTTCCCGACTCGCTTTCCTGGGCTTCGGGGCAACCAGACAATAATCAGACCAATGAGGATTGCCTGCACTTGCAAGTGACCAAAAATTCGAGCGGAATACTTTTGTCAGACCGGAATTGCAGCCACAAATTCGTCATCGCTTGCCAG GGTGGCGCGTTGATGGCGTCTAACTGCACCAAGCCAAACTGTTCGATGGAGTgcagcaaaaat GATTCGATTTTTACAAACGGAACATTAAATG ATCTATTTGTTCACGGCCAGTGGAATGCCGGTTGTGGAAAGGATTATCTGTTTTCAACTGCGAct CTGGATTGGTTGGGCGCGTGGAAATATTGCTGCTCCATTGGAATGAAATTGGCCTCGATTGAAGCTCTGGAGGAATTGAATTGTCTTACGCAAATGGTTGCGAAATATCCCAAAGCAG CCTACCCTGATCAATGTGGAAGAGATTTCTGGACATCTGGCACCAATCGAGGTTGTCCAGGAGCTCACTTCTGGTGttcagaaaatgaaaaattgaacaaggAAGAAATAGCCAACTGGAAAAACGGGAAAATGCCCTCGGAGAGTTCTGATCAatgcattttcattaatttgtcaaattcaACTTTGAATGAGACCTATTTGGGCGCTGACTCTTGTACCAAGCAAAAACAGTTTCTCTGTGAA GCTTTGCAACCGGGCACAAAATCGGTGCAAATCGCGCGCTCTTGCTCGGAAATTTGGAATGTGACAGACAGTGAAGTGGATGATATAATCATGAATCCAAGCGGCGACGTCGTCAACCAAAGACGCAATCTCAAA TGCTATCTAAGGTGCTGTGGGAAAAAAGGAAACGTG ATAAAAACCGGGTCACTGGTGACGGATAACATTTTGCGCAACTTAGAGGACTTGACGGCCGACGACCCGCAAGCCATGCAGAATggctttggaaattttgattcctGCACTTCCATTC AGTTCACGGACGAGTGCCACACTACGGCCCAGATGTTCCAGTgtggcaagaaaaatgatcCAGACCTGACTTTAGGACTCGTCACTGCCATCAAAGGAGACGCCAAT GTTTCAGTAACTGCTACAGGGGGAATTACAACTGGCAATCGAGTGTGTCCTCTGTATCCCAGTTGTGTACCAAAC CAAACAAAGATTgatgaacttaaaaaaactggaactg TATTTGGAGGAACAGTCATTACTATATCGACtggcaaaaaatactttatggCATATGTCTTAGGAATT aTCGACGCTCAAGCCGAAGCAGACTACTGCTGCAAAATTGGCAGCCACCTTGCCATCTTCGAAAGCTTAGAGGATTTCAACGCTTTTATGCAAGTCTTTCCAG AAGTTACAGGCCACTGGGTTTTCATTGGACCGACTTTCGATAACGGCGATGGCACCGACAGCTGGTGCTCAACCTTCAAGAAGCTGCCAGCAGGATTGATCACAGATATCGACAAATATTATCGCAACCAGCAGTGGAACTCTACTCGAATTTACTTGACGAAAGCCGGCGGATTAGTATTAAATCCAACAGGAGGCAAGGTTAACCGAGTTTTATGTGGCCCACTTACCTACTAG